Proteins encoded together in one Deinococcus aerophilus window:
- a CDS encoding M17 family metallopeptidase: MQLVDSLERADLSLTFMGPDAAHPERLTRGLKAGEVRLLSRGADGDGALALTPADAQEAREVGAALAKLARELKATSVQVTATDHAAALAAAILAAAWQDRRYKGSGEENAAQLQVGGLDAAASAHVRGVSAGVTFARELVSAPANHLNPATLAKEAQTLGAHGLSVEVWDGGAIEARGMGLLAAVAAGSATGPRLIRLTLSARGEVQRVIALVGKGITFDTGGYSLKNPQGMYGMKNDMGGAGAVLGAMRALAELKADVPEGTEVRAYVAAAENMVGPHAMRPGDVYRAANGKTVEVTNTDAEGRLVLADALAVACDEGATELVDLATLTGVKVAALGNDVAALFSSDAALAARLKAGAQAAGELLWELPLHQPYLKAFQKNTVADLKNSDMQPAGGSIKAALFLQQFVTRPWAHLDIAGNAAKEDVATGWGVGTLVEYVLAR; encoded by the coding sequence ATGCAACTTGTGGATTCACTGGAGCGCGCCGACCTCTCGCTGACGTTCATGGGACCGGACGCGGCCCATCCCGAACGGCTGACCCGTGGCCTGAAAGCAGGTGAGGTGCGGCTGCTGTCCCGCGGCGCAGACGGCGACGGAGCGCTGGCCCTGACCCCCGCAGACGCTCAGGAGGCCCGGGAGGTGGGGGCGGCGCTGGCGAAGCTCGCCCGTGAGCTGAAGGCCACCTCGGTGCAGGTCACCGCCACCGACCACGCCGCCGCCCTCGCGGCCGCGATCCTGGCGGCGGCGTGGCAGGACCGGCGCTACAAGGGCAGCGGTGAGGAGAACGCGGCGCAGCTGCAGGTCGGGGGGCTGGACGCCGCCGCCTCGGCGCACGTCCGGGGAGTCTCGGCGGGCGTGACCTTCGCGCGCGAACTGGTGAGTGCGCCCGCCAACCACCTCAACCCGGCGACCCTGGCGAAGGAAGCCCAGACCCTCGGGGCCCACGGCCTGAGCGTGGAGGTCTGGGACGGCGGGGCCATCGAGGCGCGCGGCATGGGGCTGCTCGCTGCGGTGGCGGCGGGCAGCGCCACGGGGCCGCGCCTGATCCGCCTGACGCTGTCCGCCCGCGGCGAGGTTCAGCGGGTCATTGCTCTGGTGGGCAAGGGCATCACCTTCGATACCGGCGGCTACAGCCTCAAGAATCCGCAGGGCATGTACGGCATGAAGAACGACATGGGCGGGGCAGGCGCGGTGCTGGGCGCCATGCGCGCCCTGGCCGAGTTGAAGGCGGACGTGCCCGAGGGCACCGAGGTCCGCGCCTACGTGGCCGCCGCCGAGAACATGGTCGGCCCCCACGCCATGCGCCCCGGCGACGTGTACCGCGCCGCCAACGGCAAGACGGTGGAGGTCACGAACACCGACGCCGAGGGCCGCCTGGTGCTTGCCGACGCCCTGGCCGTGGCCTGCGACGAGGGCGCGACCGAACTGGTGGATCTGGCCACCCTGACCGGCGTGAAGGTGGCGGCGCTGGGCAACGACGTGGCCGCCCTGTTCAGCTCGGACGCGGCCCTCGCCGCCCGGTTGAAGGCGGGAGCACAGGCGGCCGGAGAACTGCTGTGGGAACTGCCGCTGCACCAGCCCTACCTCAAGGCCTTCCAGAAAAACACCGTCGCTGACCTGAAGAACAGCGACATGCAGCCTGCGGGCGGCAGCATCAAGGCGGCGCTGTTCCTGCAGCAGTTCGTGACCCGTCCGTGGGCCCATCTGGACATCGCCGGCAACGCGGCGAAGGAGGACGTGGCGACCGGCTGGGGCGTGGGCACGCTGGTGGAATACGTGCTGGCACGGTAG